One genomic segment of Micromonospora sp. WMMC415 includes these proteins:
- a CDS encoding DUF2243 domain-containing protein, whose protein sequence is MARSTIDGADIRVPATILGVGLGGFVDGILLHQILQWHHMLSSTDTDNVGIRSYPVDTVPGLQMNTLWDGFFHAVTWVAVLTGLALLYARVTRSRGRLWRSPALWGWVLVGWGLFNLVEGTVDHHLLGIHHVHGGPHQLWWDLGFLALGAALVVAGWTIQRRAAPVDLCDGGRR, encoded by the coding sequence ATGGCCAGATCGACCATCGACGGGGCGGACATCCGGGTGCCGGCGACGATCCTCGGCGTGGGCCTGGGCGGATTCGTCGACGGCATCCTGCTGCACCAGATCCTCCAGTGGCACCACATGCTCAGCAGTACCGACACCGACAACGTGGGGATCCGGTCGTACCCGGTCGACACCGTGCCCGGCCTGCAGATGAACACCCTCTGGGACGGCTTCTTCCACGCGGTCACCTGGGTGGCGGTGCTCACCGGCCTGGCGCTGCTCTACGCGCGGGTCACCCGGTCCCGGGGCCGGCTGTGGCGCTCCCCGGCGTTGTGGGGCTGGGTACTGGTCGGCTGGGGCCTGTTCAACCTCGTCGAGGGGACCGTCGACCACCACCTGCTCGGCATCCACCACGTCCACGGCGGCCCGCACCAGCTCTGGTGGGACCTCGGCTTCCTCGCGCTCGGCGCGGCCCTGGTGGTCGCCGGCTGGACGATCCAGCGGCGAGCCGCCCCGGTCGACCTCTGCGACGGCGGGCGGCGGTGA
- the aroC gene encoding chorismate synthase has protein sequence MLRWLTAGESHGPALVALLEGVPAGVEVTTGDIAGELARRRLGYGRGARMSFERDEVEIIGGLRHGVTLGSPVAIRVGNSEWPKWRTVMAADPVDPEELARQARNAPLTRPRPGHADLAGMQKYGHTDARPILERASARETAARVAVGTVAKALVKQALGVEIVSHVVELGPVAAKPGLRPAPADAARIDADPLRCLDPEASARMVAEVDAAKKAADTLGGVVEVLAYGVPPGLGSHVQWDRKLDARLATALMSIQAIKGVEIGDGWQQARSRGSEAHDEIIPTATGVRRVTDRAGGLEGGITTGEPLRVKAAMKPISSLNRALSTVDVTTGEPATAINQRSDVCAVPAAAVVAEAMVALVLAEAAVEKFGGDSVTEMRRNLAGYLDALVIR, from the coding sequence GTGTTGCGCTGGTTGACTGCAGGTGAATCGCACGGTCCCGCCCTCGTCGCGCTCCTGGAGGGCGTACCGGCCGGTGTCGAGGTGACCACCGGGGACATCGCCGGTGAGCTGGCCCGGCGCCGGCTCGGCTACGGCCGGGGCGCCCGGATGTCCTTCGAGCGGGACGAGGTCGAGATCATCGGCGGCCTGCGGCACGGCGTCACGCTGGGCAGTCCGGTCGCGATCCGGGTGGGCAACTCGGAGTGGCCGAAGTGGCGCACCGTCATGGCCGCCGACCCGGTCGACCCGGAGGAGCTTGCCCGGCAGGCCCGCAACGCCCCGCTCACCCGCCCGCGTCCGGGCCACGCCGACCTGGCCGGCATGCAGAAGTACGGGCACACCGACGCCCGGCCGATCCTGGAGCGGGCCAGCGCCCGGGAGACCGCCGCGCGGGTCGCCGTCGGCACCGTCGCCAAGGCGCTGGTCAAGCAGGCGCTCGGCGTCGAGATCGTCTCGCACGTGGTGGAGCTGGGGCCGGTGGCCGCGAAGCCCGGCCTGCGGCCGGCCCCGGCCGACGCCGCCCGGATCGACGCGGACCCGTTGCGCTGCCTCGACCCGGAGGCCAGCGCCCGGATGGTCGCCGAGGTCGACGCCGCGAAGAAGGCCGCCGACACCCTCGGGGGCGTGGTCGAGGTCCTGGCGTACGGGGTGCCGCCCGGCCTGGGCAGCCACGTGCAGTGGGACCGCAAGCTCGACGCCCGGCTCGCCACGGCGCTGATGTCCATCCAGGCGATCAAGGGCGTCGAGATCGGCGACGGCTGGCAGCAGGCGCGCTCCCGGGGCTCCGAGGCGCACGACGAGATCATCCCGACCGCCACCGGTGTCCGGCGGGTCACCGACCGGGCCGGCGGCCTGGAAGGCGGCATCACCACCGGTGAACCGCTGCGGGTCAAGGCCGCGATGAAGCCGATCTCGTCGCTCAACCGGGCCCTGTCGACCGTGGACGTCACCACCGGCGAGCCGGCCACCGCCATCAACCAGCGCTCGGACGTCTGCGCCGTGCCCGCCGCGGCGGTCGTCGCCGAGGCGATGGTGGCGCTGGTGCTCGCCGAGGCGGCGGTGGAAAAGTTCGGCGGTGACTCGGTCACCGAGATGCGTCGCAACCTCGCCGGTTACCTCGACGCGCTGGTGATCCGCTGA
- the pyrR gene encoding bifunctional pyr operon transcriptional regulator/uracil phosphoribosyltransferase PyrR, which produces MAYPPAARSSTAPQPSVKVILTSADVQRVVDRIAHQILEKTQGAQQTVLLGIPTRGAPLARRLAARISAFEGVDVPVGVLDITLYRDDLRRHATRAIGPTELPAGGIDGKRVVLVDDVLFSGRTVRAALDALNDVGRPASVQLAVLVDRGHRELPIRADYVGKNIPTSLAESVKVTLAETDGADEVKLYGGATA; this is translated from the coding sequence GTGGCCTACCCACCGGCTGCCCGGTCGTCGACCGCGCCGCAACCCTCGGTGAAGGTGATCCTCACCAGCGCCGACGTGCAGCGCGTGGTCGACCGCATCGCCCACCAGATCCTGGAGAAGACCCAGGGCGCCCAGCAGACCGTCCTGCTCGGCATTCCCACCCGGGGCGCACCCCTCGCCCGGCGGCTCGCCGCCCGGATCAGCGCCTTCGAGGGCGTCGACGTCCCGGTCGGCGTGCTCGACATCACCCTCTACCGCGACGACCTGCGTCGGCACGCCACCCGCGCGATCGGGCCGACCGAGCTGCCGGCCGGCGGCATCGACGGCAAGCGGGTCGTGCTCGTCGACGACGTCCTCTTCTCCGGCCGCACCGTGCGCGCGGCGCTCGACGCGTTGAACGACGTCGGCCGCCCGGCGTCGGTCCAGCTCGCCGTCCTGGTCGACCGCGGCCACCGCGAGCTGCCGATCCGCGCCGACTACGTCGGTAAGAACATCCCGACCTCCCTGGCCGAGAGCGTGAAGGTCACCCTCGCGGAGACCGACGGCGCGGACGAGGTCAAGCTGTACGGGGGAGCCACCGCATGA
- a CDS encoding cytochrome c oxidase assembly protein yields MTLTHAGHPADGFPAAALVPLVLFWGYLAAALGQRDRAGWSHRRTVSFGLGAALLVAGLLWPARDLPGHMVQHLLLGMLAPLALVLGAPGTLALRAVGPRTGRAAVRLLRHPAAGALAHPVTGLLLTAGGLWLLYLTPLYRASLDNAGLHALVQLHFVLSGYLFAWSIAGPDPGPHRPRVPVRLVVLGVGVAAHAALAQVLYAGVLVDVPATAAELRAGATIMYYGGDLAEILLALALLVTWRPERAASRPQPAAVSP; encoded by the coding sequence GTGACCCTCACGCACGCCGGCCATCCGGCCGACGGCTTCCCGGCGGCCGCCCTCGTACCCCTGGTGCTGTTCTGGGGCTATCTGGCCGCGGCGCTTGGGCAGCGGGACCGGGCCGGGTGGAGCCACCGGCGGACGGTGAGTTTCGGGCTCGGCGCCGCGCTGCTCGTCGCCGGCCTCCTCTGGCCCGCCCGCGACCTGCCCGGGCACATGGTCCAGCACCTGCTGCTCGGCATGCTGGCGCCGCTCGCGCTGGTGCTCGGCGCTCCCGGCACGCTGGCGCTGCGCGCCGTCGGGCCGCGGACCGGGCGGGCGGCCGTCCGGCTGCTGCGGCACCCGGCGGCCGGGGCGCTCGCCCACCCGGTCACCGGCCTGCTGCTCACCGCGGGCGGGCTCTGGCTGCTCTACCTCACCCCGCTGTACCGGGCCAGCCTGGACAACGCCGGGCTGCACGCCCTGGTGCAGCTGCACTTCGTGCTGAGCGGCTACCTCTTCGCCTGGTCGATCGCCGGCCCGGACCCCGGGCCGCACCGGCCCCGCGTCCCGGTCCGCCTGGTCGTGCTGGGCGTCGGGGTGGCCGCGCACGCCGCCCTCGCGCAGGTCCTCTACGCCGGTGTCCTCGTCGACGTGCCGGCCACGGCGGCCGAGCTGCGGGCCGGCGCGACGATCATGTACTACGGCGGGGACCTGGCCGAGATCCTGCTCGCCCTCGCCCTGCTCGTCACCTGGCGGCCCGAGCGGGCGGCCAGCAGGCCGCAACCGGCTGCCGTCAGCCCTTGA
- the efp gene encoding elongation factor P — MATTNDLKNGLVLNLDGELWAVVEFQHVKPGKGGAFVRTTLKNVLSGKVVDKTFNAGTKVETATVDKRTMQYLYADGEDYVFMDLETFDQITVPGGTVGEAANYLLPEAEATVATHEGVPLYIELPTSVVLEVTYTEPGLQGDRSTGGNKPATVETGATVQVPLFITTGEKIKVDTRDGRYLGRA; from the coding sequence ATGGCCACCACCAACGACCTGAAGAACGGCCTGGTACTCAACCTCGACGGTGAGCTGTGGGCCGTCGTCGAGTTCCAGCACGTCAAGCCCGGCAAGGGTGGTGCGTTCGTGCGCACCACGCTCAAGAACGTGCTCTCCGGCAAGGTGGTCGACAAGACCTTCAACGCGGGCACCAAGGTCGAGACCGCGACCGTCGACAAGCGCACCATGCAGTACCTGTACGCCGACGGCGAGGACTACGTCTTCATGGACCTGGAGACGTTCGACCAGATCACCGTGCCCGGCGGCACGGTCGGCGAGGCGGCCAACTACCTGCTGCCCGAGGCCGAGGCGACCGTCGCCACCCACGAGGGCGTGCCGCTGTACATCGAGCTGCCGACCAGCGTCGTGCTCGAGGTCACGTACACCGAGCCCGGCCTCCAGGGTGACCGCTCGACCGGCGGCAACAAGCCGGCCACCGTCGAGACCGGTGCGACCGTGCAGGTGCCGCTCTTCATCACCACCGGCGAGAAGATCAAGGTCGACACCCGCGACGGCCGTTACCTCGGCCGGGCCTGA
- the aroB gene encoding 3-dehydroquinate synthase, with translation MDDVTRIPVGGERPYDVLVGRGLLGDLPALLPGATRVAVLYAPPLTDLAKVVDDRLRAAGMIPLPVEVPDAEAGKDIDVAAACWDRLGEAGFTRTDAVVGVGGGAVTDLAGFVAACWLRGVRWVPVATSLLGMVDAAVGGKTGVNTAAGKNLVGAFHPPVGVLADLATLDGLPAAELAAGMAEVVKCGFIADPAILDLVERDPAAATDPAGPVARELIERAIRVKADVVSGDLRESGVREVLNYGHTLAHAIEKVEGYRWRHGHAVAVGLVYAAALARLAGRLDDATARRHRTAVAALGLPTSYPADAWPQLLETMRVDKKARGDRLRFVVLDGLARPAILEGPDDELLAAAYREVAA, from the coding sequence ATGGACGACGTGACCCGGATCCCGGTGGGCGGCGAGCGGCCGTACGACGTGCTGGTGGGCCGTGGCCTGCTCGGCGACCTGCCGGCGCTGCTGCCCGGAGCGACCCGTGTGGCGGTGCTGTACGCCCCGCCGCTGACGGACCTGGCCAAGGTGGTCGACGACCGGCTCCGCGCCGCCGGCATGATCCCGCTGCCGGTGGAGGTGCCCGACGCCGAGGCCGGCAAGGACATCGACGTCGCGGCGGCCTGCTGGGACCGGCTGGGCGAGGCGGGCTTCACCCGGACCGACGCCGTGGTGGGCGTCGGCGGTGGTGCGGTCACCGACCTCGCCGGCTTCGTGGCGGCCTGCTGGCTGCGCGGCGTGCGGTGGGTGCCGGTGGCGACCTCCCTGCTCGGCATGGTGGACGCTGCCGTCGGCGGCAAGACCGGCGTCAACACGGCCGCCGGCAAGAACCTGGTCGGCGCGTTCCACCCGCCGGTCGGGGTGCTGGCCGACCTCGCGACCCTGGACGGCCTGCCGGCGGCCGAGCTGGCGGCCGGGATGGCCGAGGTGGTCAAGTGCGGGTTCATCGCCGACCCGGCGATCCTCGACCTGGTCGAGCGGGACCCGGCGGCGGCCACCGACCCGGCCGGGCCGGTGGCGCGGGAGCTGATCGAACGGGCGATCCGGGTCAAGGCCGACGTGGTCTCCGGCGACCTGCGCGAGTCCGGTGTCCGTGAGGTGCTCAACTACGGCCACACGCTGGCCCACGCCATCGAGAAGGTGGAGGGCTACCGCTGGCGGCACGGCCACGCGGTCGCCGTCGGGCTGGTGTACGCCGCGGCGCTGGCCCGGCTCGCCGGTCGCCTCGACGACGCCACCGCGCGGCGGCACCGCACGGCGGTGGCCGCGCTCGGCCTGCCCACCAGCTACCCCGCCGACGCGTGGCCTCAGCTGCTGGAGACCATGCGGGTGGACAAGAAGGCCCGCGGTGACCGGCTGCGCTTCGTGGTGCTGGACGGGCTGGCCCGCCCGGCGATCCTGGAGGGCCCCGACGACGAGCTGCTGGCCGCCGCCTACCGCGAGGTCGCCGCGTGA
- the aroQ gene encoding type II 3-dehydroquinate dehydratase, whose amino-acid sequence MRVYVLNGPNLGRLGTRQPEVYGATTYADLVELCERTGRDLGLDVVVRQTDAEHELLGWLHEAADEGAAVLLNPAAWSHYSIAVRDACAMLRGPLVEVHISNIHAREPFRHHSVVSAVATGVICGLGVDGYRLALHHLAARSA is encoded by the coding sequence GTGAGGGTGTACGTGCTGAACGGCCCCAACCTGGGCCGCCTGGGCACCCGGCAGCCGGAGGTGTACGGCGCCACCACGTACGCCGACCTGGTGGAGCTGTGCGAGCGGACCGGCCGGGACCTCGGGCTGGACGTGGTGGTGCGGCAGACCGACGCCGAGCACGAGCTGCTCGGCTGGCTGCACGAGGCGGCCGACGAGGGCGCCGCGGTGCTCCTCAACCCGGCCGCGTGGTCGCACTACTCGATCGCGGTCCGGGACGCCTGCGCGATGCTGCGCGGCCCGCTGGTCGAGGTGCACATCTCCAACATCCACGCCAGGGAGCCGTTCCGGCACCACTCGGTGGTCTCCGCCGTGGCGACCGGGGTGATCTGCGGCCTGGGTGTGGACGGCTACCGCCTGGCCCTGCATCATCTGGCCGCCCGCTCCGCCTGA
- a CDS encoding methyltransferase domain-containing protein, with product MALHSLRFRLVDAPTSLGAKRRARRAAWLADAFPDLADMSVLDLGGRVGSWERVPVRPARVHVVNLEPLPPELPDWAEATHADACDLPAHILARRYDLVFSNSVLEHVGGHERRRRMAGAIRGLAPAYWVQTPYRYFPIEPHWVAPGMQFLPVPARVVVARKWPLAYTPGKSYEAAMRQVLTTELVGRAEMRYLFPDATIRNERLLGLTKSLIAIRTA from the coding sequence ATGGCACTCCACTCGCTGAGGTTCCGTCTCGTCGATGCGCCGACGTCGCTCGGCGCGAAGCGCCGGGCCCGCCGCGCCGCCTGGCTGGCCGACGCGTTCCCCGACCTCGCCGACATGTCGGTGCTGGACCTGGGCGGCCGGGTGGGCAGCTGGGAGCGGGTGCCCGTCCGTCCGGCCCGGGTGCACGTCGTCAATCTGGAACCCCTGCCGCCGGAGTTGCCGGACTGGGCCGAGGCGACCCACGCCGACGCGTGCGACCTGCCGGCGCACATCCTGGCCCGCCGGTACGACCTGGTCTTCAGCAACAGCGTGCTGGAGCACGTGGGCGGGCACGAACGCCGGCGGCGGATGGCCGGGGCGATCCGCGGGCTGGCGCCGGCGTACTGGGTGCAGACCCCGTACCGGTACTTCCCGATCGAGCCCCACTGGGTCGCGCCCGGCATGCAGTTCCTGCCGGTGCCGGCCCGGGTGGTCGTCGCCCGGAAGTGGCCGCTGGCGTACACCCCGGGCAAGTCCTACGAGGCGGCGATGCGGCAGGTCCTCACCACGGAACTGGTCGGCCGGGCCGAGATGCGGTATCTGTTCCCGGACGCCACCATCCGCAACGAGCGCCTGCTGGGCCTCACCAAGTCGCTGATCGCGATCCGTACGGCCTGA
- a CDS encoding transcriptional regulator translates to MPSEYAKSLGARLRSIRQQQGLSLQGVEEKSNGRWKAVVVGSYERGDRAVTVSRLAELADFYRVPVSELLPDGSGVRHEPTSKIVLDLERLYDEASEDLAYVARYARAIQQQRGDYNGRVLSIRADDLRALAIVYDASPSGLIERLTEHGVLVADPRAFFAS, encoded by the coding sequence ATGCCCTCTGAGTACGCCAAGTCGCTGGGCGCCCGCCTGCGCTCCATCCGCCAGCAGCAGGGCCTGTCCCTGCAGGGCGTGGAGGAGAAGTCGAACGGGCGGTGGAAGGCCGTGGTGGTCGGCTCCTACGAGCGCGGCGACCGGGCCGTCACCGTGTCCCGTCTCGCCGAGCTGGCCGACTTCTACCGCGTTCCCGTCTCCGAGCTGCTGCCCGACGGCAGCGGCGTCCGTCACGAGCCGACCAGCAAGATCGTCCTGGACCTCGAGCGACTCTACGACGAGGCCAGCGAGGACCTCGCGTACGTCGCCCGGTACGCCCGCGCGATCCAGCAGCAGCGTGGTGACTACAACGGCCGCGTCCTGTCGATCCGCGCCGACGACCTGCGCGCCCTGGCGATCGTCTACGACGCCTCGCCGTCCGGCCTGATCGAGCGGCTGACCGAGCACGGCGTGCTCGTCGCCGACCCGCGGGCGTTCTTCGCCTCCTGA
- the nusB gene encoding transcription antitermination factor NusB, giving the protein MPARRKARKRALDVLFEADLRDRPPVEVLAGYVERIEKPRPEHLGYTVSLVEGIAGHLDRIDELIASYAEGWTLDRMPAVDRNLARIAVYELLHVDEVDDAVAISEAVELARQMSTDDSPRFLNGILGRIAEYAPR; this is encoded by the coding sequence ATGCCCGCGCGCCGCAAGGCGCGCAAGCGGGCGCTGGACGTGCTCTTCGAGGCCGATCTGCGGGACCGCCCACCGGTCGAGGTGCTCGCCGGCTACGTCGAGCGGATCGAGAAGCCGCGTCCCGAGCACCTGGGGTACACGGTCAGCCTGGTCGAGGGGATCGCCGGCCACCTCGACCGGATCGACGAGCTGATCGCCAGCTACGCCGAGGGCTGGACGCTCGACCGGATGCCGGCGGTGGACCGCAACCTCGCCCGGATCGCGGTGTACGAGCTGCTCCACGTCGACGAGGTCGACGACGCGGTGGCGATCAGCGAGGCGGTGGAGCTGGCCCGGCAGATGTCGACCGACGACTCGCCGCGCTTCCTCAACGGCATCCTCGGCCGCATCGCCGAGTACGCCCCCCGCTGA
- a CDS encoding sodium:proton antiporter: MLLFAFAAVLLLAVLLSSLAHRSILSTAVLFLVAGFVLGPDTTGVLEITADSEIVATLAELALFTVLFTDGMRVGFADLRAAWRLPGRALGWGLPLTLLITALLAHYVAGLDWPEALLIGAVLAPTDPVFAAALVGNERVPGRLRHLLNVESGINDGLALPFVILFLAIAAGSADLHLDELGTELLLGVVIGVAVPWLALRLEKLRFFSASTQYEPLNGVAIGLLVLALGHVTHANLFLAAFAAGITVATFGERQRESFEHFGELIAEVFKLAALLVFGALISVEFLGEIHWTGWVFAVLAIAVARPVALAVSFLGSHLTRTEQFAAMWFGPKGFASVVYGLLVLQAGIAAADEVFHLVALTVVLSILAHSSTDLAIARIFDPATTPHWYERLRAASAERRNGRGAGNGPPS, from the coding sequence GTGCTGCTCTTCGCGTTCGCGGCCGTGCTGCTGCTGGCCGTCCTGCTGTCCAGCCTCGCGCACCGCAGCATCCTCTCCACGGCGGTGCTCTTCCTGGTCGCCGGCTTCGTCCTCGGCCCGGACACCACCGGCGTGCTGGAGATCACCGCCGACAGCGAGATCGTCGCCACGCTCGCCGAGCTGGCGCTGTTCACCGTGCTGTTCACCGACGGCATGCGGGTCGGCTTCGCCGACCTGCGGGCGGCGTGGCGGCTGCCCGGGCGGGCGCTCGGCTGGGGCCTGCCACTGACCCTGCTGATCACCGCGCTGCTGGCGCACTACGTGGCCGGGCTGGACTGGCCGGAGGCGCTGCTGATCGGCGCGGTGCTGGCCCCGACCGACCCGGTCTTCGCCGCCGCGCTGGTCGGCAACGAGCGGGTGCCCGGGCGGCTGCGGCACCTGCTCAACGTGGAGTCGGGCATCAACGACGGCCTCGCGCTGCCCTTCGTCATCCTCTTCCTGGCGATCGCCGCCGGCTCGGCCGACCTGCACCTCGACGAGCTGGGCACCGAGCTGCTGCTCGGCGTGGTGATCGGGGTGGCGGTCCCGTGGTTGGCGCTGCGGCTGGAGAAGCTGCGCTTCTTCTCCGCCTCCACCCAGTACGAGCCGCTCAACGGCGTGGCGATCGGCCTCCTGGTGCTGGCCCTGGGCCACGTCACCCACGCCAACCTGTTCCTGGCGGCGTTCGCCGCCGGCATCACGGTGGCGACCTTCGGCGAGCGGCAGCGGGAGAGCTTCGAGCACTTCGGCGAGCTGATCGCCGAGGTGTTCAAGCTCGCCGCCCTGCTGGTCTTCGGTGCGCTGATCTCGGTGGAGTTCCTCGGCGAGATCCACTGGACCGGCTGGGTCTTCGCGGTGCTCGCCATCGCGGTGGCCCGCCCGGTCGCACTGGCGGTGTCGTTCCTCGGCTCGCATCTGACCCGCACCGAACAGTTCGCCGCCATGTGGTTCGGCCCGAAGGGCTTCGCGTCGGTCGTGTACGGCCTGCTCGTCCTCCAGGCCGGCATCGCCGCCGCCGACGAGGTGTTCCACCTCGTGGCGCTGACCGTGGTCCTGTCGATCCTGGCGCACTCCTCCACCGACCTCGCGATCGCCCGGATCTTCGACCCCGCGACGACTCCGCACTGGTACGAGCGGCTGCGGGCGGCCTCCGCGGAACGCCGGAACGGTCGCGGGGCCGGGAACGGGCCGCCGTCCTGA
- a CDS encoding aspartate carbamoyltransferase catalytic subunit yields MIRHLLSGADLDAATATRILDTAAEMATVAGREVKKLPALRGRTVVNLFYEDSTRTRISFEAAAKRLSADVINFSAKGSSVAKGESLKDTALTLQAMGADAVVVRHPASGAPHRLADWVDGSVVNAGDGTHEHPTQALLDAYTMRSRLGRLAGLSVAVVGDVLHSRVARSNVLLLSTLGAKVTLVGPPTLIPVDIAQALAPGTDVSYDLDAVLPQSDVVMMLRVQRERMNDSYFPSAREYARRYGLDGPRMRRLPDHAIVMHPGPMNRGMEITPEVADSPRSTIVEQVANGVSVRMAVLYLLLGGNNR; encoded by the coding sequence ATGATCCGTCACCTGCTCTCCGGCGCCGACCTGGACGCCGCCACCGCCACCCGGATCCTGGACACCGCCGCCGAGATGGCGACCGTGGCCGGCCGCGAGGTCAAGAAGCTGCCGGCGCTGCGGGGCCGGACGGTGGTGAACCTCTTCTACGAGGACTCCACCCGCACCCGGATCTCCTTCGAGGCCGCCGCGAAGCGGCTCAGCGCCGACGTGATCAACTTCTCGGCCAAGGGCTCCAGCGTCGCCAAGGGCGAGAGCCTCAAGGACACCGCGCTCACCCTCCAGGCGATGGGCGCCGACGCCGTGGTGGTCCGGCACCCCGCCTCGGGCGCCCCGCACCGGCTCGCCGACTGGGTGGACGGCTCGGTGGTCAACGCCGGCGACGGCACCCACGAACACCCGACCCAGGCGCTGCTCGACGCGTACACGATGCGCTCCCGGCTGGGCCGGCTCGCCGGTCTCTCGGTCGCGGTGGTCGGGGACGTGCTGCACAGCCGGGTGGCCCGCTCCAACGTCCTGCTGCTGTCCACGCTCGGCGCGAAGGTCACCCTGGTCGGCCCGCCGACGCTCATCCCGGTGGACATCGCGCAGGCGCTCGCGCCCGGCACCGACGTCTCGTACGACCTGGACGCGGTGCTGCCCCAGTCGGACGTGGTGATGATGCTGCGGGTGCAGCGCGAGCGCATGAACGACTCCTACTTCCCGTCCGCCCGCGAGTACGCCCGCCGCTACGGCCTCGACGGCCCGCGCATGCGCCGGCTGCCCGATCACGCGATCGTCATGCACCCCGGCCCGATGAACCGGGGCATGGAGATCACCCCCGAGGTCGCCGACTCGCCCCGCTCCACCATCGTCGAACAGGTCGCCAACGGCGTCTCCGTCCGGATGGCCGTCCTCTACCTGCTGCTCGGAGGGAACAACCGGTGA
- a CDS encoding glycosyltransferase family 2 protein has product MTGHPSVSAVVPTRDRPELLRSAVRAILDQDYPGDVEVVVVYDRSEPDPTLAELSRPGRPVRVVRNERTPGLAGARNTGTLAATGELIAFCDDDDEWLPGKLRAQVDALAAVPGAEFVSCGIRVSYDGHTVDRSLPRDRVTLADLLRDRMTELHPSTFVIRAAALRDGFGLVDEEIPGSYAEDYEFLLRAARSAPLVNLRTPYVLVRWHKRSYFAQRWDTISEALQWLLERYPEFGTQPAGEARVTGQIAFARAASGDRQGALRWARRTIRRNPREPRAYLALAVAGRVVRADAVLRTLHKRGRGI; this is encoded by the coding sequence ATGACCGGACACCCCAGCGTCAGCGCGGTGGTGCCCACCCGGGACCGCCCGGAGCTGTTGCGGTCCGCGGTCCGCGCCATCCTCGACCAGGACTACCCGGGCGACGTCGAGGTGGTCGTCGTGTACGACCGCTCCGAGCCGGACCCGACGCTGGCCGAGCTGTCCCGGCCCGGCCGGCCGGTGCGGGTGGTCCGCAACGAGCGAACCCCCGGCCTGGCCGGCGCCCGCAACACGGGCACCCTCGCCGCCACGGGCGAACTGATCGCCTTCTGCGACGACGACGACGAGTGGCTGCCCGGCAAGCTGCGCGCCCAGGTCGACGCGCTCGCCGCCGTGCCGGGCGCCGAGTTCGTCTCCTGCGGCATCCGGGTGAGCTACGACGGGCACACCGTCGACCGGTCCCTGCCGCGCGACCGGGTCACCCTCGCCGACCTGCTGCGCGACCGGATGACCGAGCTGCACCCGTCGACGTTCGTGATCCGCGCCGCCGCGTTGCGGGACGGGTTCGGGCTGGTCGACGAGGAGATCCCGGGCAGCTACGCCGAGGACTACGAGTTCCTGCTGCGGGCCGCCCGCAGCGCGCCGCTGGTCAACCTGCGCACCCCGTACGTGCTGGTGCGCTGGCACAAGCGCTCGTACTTCGCGCAGCGCTGGGACACCATCTCCGAGGCGTTGCAGTGGCTGCTGGAGCGCTACCCGGAGTTCGGCACCCAGCCGGCGGGCGAGGCGCGGGTCACCGGGCAGATCGCCTTCGCCCGGGCCGCGTCCGGTGACCGGCAGGGCGCGCTGCGCTGGGCGCGGCGGACCATCCGGCGCAACCCGCGGGAGCCGCGGGCGTACCTGGCGCTCGCGGTGGCCGGGCGGGTGGTCCGCGCGGACGCCGTCCTGCGCACCCTGCACAAGCGGGGCCGGGGCATCTGA
- a CDS encoding shikimate kinase produces the protein MAPVCVLVGAPGSGKSTVGQALAALLGVEFRDTDLDIETMAGKPIPEIFVDEGEAHFRTLERAAVAAALASCSGVLALGGGAVLAEETRAALVGHPVVHLSVELPDAVKRVGLGAGRPLLAINPRATLKHLMDQRRPLYEEVATATVVTDGRDPEEIAAEVAALLKG, from the coding sequence ATGGCGCCCGTCTGCGTCCTCGTCGGCGCGCCGGGCTCCGGCAAGTCCACCGTGGGGCAGGCGCTCGCCGCCCTCCTCGGGGTGGAGTTCCGCGACACCGACCTGGACATCGAGACGATGGCCGGCAAGCCGATCCCGGAGATCTTCGTGGACGAGGGGGAGGCGCACTTCCGTACGCTCGAACGGGCGGCGGTGGCGGCGGCGCTGGCCTCCTGCTCCGGCGTGCTCGCCCTCGGCGGCGGCGCGGTCCTCGCCGAGGAGACCCGGGCGGCGCTGGTGGGCCACCCGGTGGTGCACCTCTCCGTGGAGCTGCCCGACGCGGTCAAGCGGGTCGGCCTCGGCGCCGGTCGTCCGCTGCTCGCGATCAACCCTCGCGCCACCCTCAAGCACCTGATGGACCAGCGCCGGCCCCTGTACGAGGAGGTCGCCACCGCGACCGTGGTCACCGACGGGCGTGACCCGGAGGAGATCGCGGCCGAGGTCGCCGCGCTGCTCAAGGGCTGA